One Roseomonas sp. OT10 DNA window includes the following coding sequences:
- a CDS encoding amidohydrolase family protein, whose amino-acid sequence MRAIDVHVHPMNADYVAASAPFVPAAQRMFGDRFDARPDEVIAEDFRRDDTLAIPIAWDAMAGAGGAVYGNDQLAALCAAWPDVFLPGWAVVDPWRGRSGLEEIEHAIRDLKLMGVKYQPPVQGFAPSGRHFYPIWDLLQDLGAPALIHCGTTAIGSGEPGGLGFKLEHGRPLHIDAIAADFPRLNIVAAHPGWPWTEELIAVALHKGNVSIDVSGWGPKYIPAPLKHDMQRRLQDKVMFGSDYPGWSPGQTLDEWEMQGFKPPIVEKLFRANARRILNLDAAIAKAEAARQAG is encoded by the coding sequence ATGCGCGCCATCGACGTCCACGTGCATCCGATGAACGCCGACTACGTGGCGGCCAGCGCGCCCTTCGTGCCGGCGGCGCAGCGCATGTTCGGCGACCGATTCGACGCGCGGCCCGACGAGGTGATCGCCGAGGATTTCCGGCGCGACGACACGCTGGCCATCCCCATCGCCTGGGACGCGATGGCGGGGGCGGGGGGCGCGGTCTACGGCAACGACCAGCTCGCCGCGCTCTGCGCCGCCTGGCCGGACGTGTTCCTGCCGGGCTGGGCGGTGGTCGATCCCTGGCGCGGCCGCTCGGGGCTGGAGGAGATCGAGCACGCCATCCGCGACTTGAAGCTGATGGGCGTGAAGTACCAGCCGCCGGTGCAGGGCTTCGCGCCGTCGGGCAGGCATTTCTACCCGATCTGGGACCTGTTGCAGGACCTCGGCGCGCCGGCGCTGATCCATTGCGGCACCACCGCGATCGGCTCGGGCGAGCCGGGGGGGCTGGGCTTCAAGCTGGAGCACGGGCGGCCGCTGCACATCGACGCCATCGCCGCCGACTTCCCGCGCCTCAACATCGTCGCCGCCCATCCCGGCTGGCCCTGGACGGAGGAGCTGATCGCGGTGGCGCTGCACAAGGGCAACGTCTCCATCGACGTCTCCGGCTGGGGACCGAAATACATCCCCGCGCCGCTCAAGCACGACATGCAGCGGCGGTTGCAGGACAAGGTGATGTTCGGCTCCGACTATCCCGGCTGGTCGCCGGGGCAGACGCTGGACGAGTGGGAGATGCAGGGCTTCAAGCCGCCCATCGTCGAGAAGCTGTTCCGCGCCAATGCGCGCCGCATCCTGAACCTCGACGCGGCCATCGCGAAGGCCGAGGCGGCGCGGCAGGCGGGTTGA